In Sphingomonas sp. LT1P40, the following are encoded in one genomic region:
- a CDS encoding acetate--CoA ligase family protein, giving the protein MPNLSRLLTPRSVVIVGASPTTGSLGNSVLRNLERHGYAGDIHLINPKRDAIDGRKCLNSIDQLPEGVDAAVLAIPGGAVLGAVQALAARGVGAAIIFSAGFAEGGEEGLAAQAEVARIAHEHGMIVEGPNCLGLVNYAAGIPLTFVEAPVLDLTGKACVGIVSQSGAMAVVLGTTLMGKGLGITASISTGNEAASGVEDYVEHLIADPATPAIGMIVEQFRKPARFLALAEQARAAGKPIVLLHPGTSSAARESAATHTGAMAGDWQLMKAKVERAGVILVDSLEALGDVLELAVRAKPVRKGGTAVLTESGAFKALTLDLAEQIGLGLPEMAGATAAAMRAAIPDFIPVSNPMDLTAQALVDPDLYRRTLEPLLADDNFAALVFGIIQTDAATSSRKFPAIIDAVKTLNPQKPVIFAGIDDGAAVPADYIDGLREIGVVYFPSPDRAFRALRHLNKLAERDFSTADATPVTLDLPSGVIPEYRAKQLLAPVGIPFPAGGFATTADEAKAIAAQVGYPVAIKAQSADLSHKSDAGGVMLNIADDAALDAAWARLYGNVAAYDATIALDGAQVEAMGKRGTELIIGARNDPEWGPVILAGFGGVTAELLHDVRLLPVDLTHDAIVAELRSLKQGALLDGYRGSPALDVDAVAKLIAGLGRVLAGTPAIREIDLNPVVVYPKGEGVVALDALILAE; this is encoded by the coding sequence ATGCCCAACCTCTCCCGCCTGCTCACCCCGCGCTCGGTCGTCATCGTCGGCGCGTCGCCCACGACCGGATCGCTCGGCAATTCCGTGCTGCGCAACCTTGAACGTCACGGTTACGCGGGCGACATCCACCTCATCAATCCCAAGCGCGACGCGATCGACGGGCGCAAATGCCTCAATTCGATCGATCAGTTGCCCGAAGGCGTCGACGCCGCCGTCCTCGCCATCCCCGGTGGCGCGGTGCTTGGCGCGGTGCAAGCGCTGGCCGCACGGGGCGTCGGCGCGGCGATTATCTTCTCGGCCGGTTTCGCCGAGGGCGGCGAAGAGGGCCTTGCCGCACAGGCCGAAGTCGCCCGCATCGCGCACGAACATGGCATGATCGTCGAGGGGCCGAACTGCTTGGGCCTCGTCAACTATGCCGCGGGGATCCCGCTGACCTTCGTCGAAGCGCCTGTCCTCGACCTCACCGGCAAAGCGTGTGTGGGCATCGTCAGCCAGTCGGGCGCGATGGCGGTCGTGCTCGGCACCACGCTGATGGGCAAGGGCCTCGGCATCACCGCATCGATCTCGACCGGTAACGAAGCGGCGTCCGGTGTCGAGGATTATGTCGAACACCTCATCGCCGACCCCGCCACGCCCGCGATTGGCATGATCGTCGAGCAATTCCGCAAGCCCGCCCGCTTCCTCGCGCTGGCGGAACAGGCACGCGCTGCGGGCAAGCCGATCGTCCTGCTCCACCCCGGCACCTCCAGTGCTGCGCGCGAATCCGCCGCCACCCATACCGGCGCGATGGCAGGCGACTGGCAGTTGATGAAAGCCAAGGTCGAACGCGCGGGCGTCATCCTGGTCGACAGCCTCGAAGCACTTGGCGACGTCCTCGAACTCGCCGTCCGCGCAAAACCCGTGCGTAAGGGCGGCACCGCCGTCCTCACCGAATCCGGCGCATTCAAGGCACTAACGCTCGACCTCGCCGAACAGATCGGCCTCGGCCTGCCCGAAATGGCGGGCGCAACCGCCGCCGCGATGCGCGCCGCGATCCCCGATTTCATCCCCGTCTCGAACCCGATGGACCTGACCGCACAGGCGCTGGTCGATCCCGACCTTTATCGCCGCACGCTCGAACCCCTGCTGGCAGACGATAATTTCGCCGCGCTGGTGTTCGGCATTATCCAGACCGACGCAGCAACCTCGTCACGCAAATTCCCCGCGATCATCGACGCCGTGAAAACGCTGAACCCGCAAAAACCGGTGATCTTCGCCGGGATCGACGATGGCGCAGCCGTGCCCGCCGACTATATCGACGGTCTCCGCGAAATCGGTGTCGTCTATTTCCCCTCCCCCGACCGCGCCTTCCGCGCGCTGCGGCACTTGAATAAGCTGGCGGAGCGCGATTTTTCCACTGCCGACGCGACCCCAGTCACGCTCGACTTGCCGTCCGGCGTCATCCCCGAATATCGCGCCAAGCAGCTTCTCGCGCCGGTCGGTATCCCCTTCCCCGCCGGCGGCTTCGCTACGACCGCAGACGAGGCGAAGGCCATCGCAGCACAAGTCGGCTACCCCGTCGCAATCAAGGCCCAGTCCGCCGATCTCAGCCACAAGAGCGATGCCGGCGGCGTCATGCTCAACATCGCCGACGACGCCGCGCTCGATGCCGCATGGGCGAGGCTCTACGGCAACGTCGCCGCCTATGACGCGACGATCGCGCTCGACGGCGCGCAGGTCGAGGCGATGGGCAAGCGCGGCACCGAACTCATCATCGGCGCGCGCAACGATCCCGAATGGGGTCCGGTGATCCTCGCCGGCTTCGGCGGGGTTACGGCGGAATTGCTCCACGACGTTCGCCTTCTCCCGGTCGATCTGACTCACGACGCCATCGTCGCCGAACTGCGCAGCCTGAAACAGGGCGCGTTGCTCGACGGCTATCGCGGCTCCCCCGCGCTCGATGTCGATGCCGTGGCAAAGCTGATCGCAGGACTCGGCCGCGTCCTCGCGGGGACGCCCGCGATCCGCGAAATCGACCTCAACCCGGTCGTCGTCTATCCAAAGGGCGAAGGCGTCGTGGCGCTCGATGCGCTGATCCTGGCGGAGTAA
- a CDS encoding MarR family winged helix-turn-helix transcriptional regulator — protein sequence MAEEQNMVGALGPLVGYHLRRAFAAFAGDFAAAMDGTNMRQVLVGILAVVAGSPRINQGAVGRVLGIKRANMVSLINELVDAGLITREVDPGDRRAFALGITPSGRAMLTDCMARIDAHERRMLAGFSDAERATLLDLLGRIEKRETTAV from the coding sequence ATGGCTGAAGAACAGAATATGGTCGGGGCGCTCGGCCCCCTGGTTGGTTATCACCTCCGCCGTGCATTCGCGGCGTTTGCGGGCGATTTCGCGGCGGCGATGGACGGCACCAACATGCGTCAGGTGCTGGTCGGTATCCTTGCGGTCGTCGCGGGCAGCCCGCGGATCAATCAGGGCGCGGTCGGGCGCGTGCTGGGAATCAAGCGCGCGAACATGGTGTCGCTCATCAACGAACTGGTCGATGCCGGGCTGATTACGCGCGAAGTCGATCCGGGCGACCGGCGCGCCTTTGCGCTGGGCATCACACCAAGCGGGCGTGCGATGCTGACGGATTGTATGGCGCGGATCGACGCGCATGAGCGCCGCATGCTCGCGGGATTCAGCGATGCCGAACGGGCGACGCTGCTCGATCTGCTGGGCCGGATCGAGAAACGCGAGACGACGGCGGTTTAG
- a CDS encoding aldehyde dehydrogenase: protein MATIAPPAPGRTFDRINPVTGEVATTANAASIDDANAAVEAAAAAFPAWSALGPNARRAALNKAADALAGKADQFVDAMMGEIGATEGWARFNLMLAVGMVREAAALTTQIGGEVIPSDKPGCIAMALREPVGVMLGIAPWNAPIILGVRAVAVPLACGNTVVLKASEQCPRTHSLIAEAFDEALPKGAVSIVTNSPADAPEIVGALIDHPAIRRINFTGSTAVGKIIAVRAAGHLKPVLLELGGKAPMIVLDDADLDEAVKAAAFGAFMNQGQICMSTERIIVVDSVADAFVEKFAAKVGSMPVGDPREGKTPLGAVVDQKTVDHVKSLIADALGAGAVQVNGGDANGVLMPAHVIDKVTPSMKLFRNESFGPVVGVIRARDEAHAIELANDTEYGLSAAVFTRDTARGLRVARQIKSGICHLNGSTVHDEAQMPFGGVKSSGYGRFGGKAGIDSFTELRWITIETEPGHYPI, encoded by the coding sequence ATGGCCACGATTGCACCGCCGGCACCCGGCCGGACCTTTGACCGTATCAATCCCGTCACTGGCGAGGTCGCCACCACCGCGAACGCCGCGAGCATCGACGACGCCAATGCCGCAGTCGAAGCCGCCGCTGCCGCCTTTCCCGCATGGTCCGCGCTCGGCCCCAACGCCCGCCGCGCCGCGCTGAACAAGGCAGCCGACGCGCTTGCGGGCAAAGCCGATCAGTTCGTCGATGCGATGATGGGCGAAATCGGCGCGACCGAGGGCTGGGCGCGCTTCAACCTAATGCTCGCCGTCGGCATGGTCCGCGAAGCCGCAGCGCTCACCACCCAGATCGGCGGCGAAGTCATCCCGTCGGACAAGCCCGGCTGCATCGCGATGGCGCTGCGTGAGCCGGTCGGCGTGATGCTGGGCATCGCGCCGTGGAATGCGCCGATCATCCTGGGCGTCCGCGCGGTTGCGGTGCCGCTGGCATGCGGCAATACGGTGGTCCTAAAGGCCAGCGAGCAATGCCCGCGCACGCATTCGCTGATCGCCGAAGCGTTCGACGAGGCGCTGCCCAAGGGCGCGGTCAGCATCGTCACCAACTCGCCCGCCGACGCGCCCGAGATCGTCGGCGCACTGATCGACCATCCGGCGATCCGCCGCATCAACTTCACCGGCTCCACCGCGGTCGGCAAGATCATCGCCGTGCGCGCTGCCGGACATCTGAAGCCAGTGCTGCTCGAACTCGGCGGTAAGGCGCCGATGATCGTGCTCGACGATGCCGATCTCGACGAAGCGGTCAAAGCCGCCGCGTTCGGCGCGTTCATGAATCAAGGTCAGATCTGCATGTCGACCGAGCGGATCATCGTCGTCGACAGCGTTGCCGACGCGTTTGTCGAAAAATTCGCGGCCAAGGTCGGCTCGATGCCGGTAGGCGACCCTCGTGAAGGCAAGACCCCGCTTGGCGCGGTTGTCGATCAGAAGACCGTCGATCACGTCAAATCCCTGATCGCCGACGCGCTCGGCGCGGGCGCGGTGCAGGTCAATGGCGGCGATGCGAACGGCGTGCTCATGCCCGCGCATGTCATCGACAAAGTGACGCCGTCGATGAAATTGTTCCGCAACGAAAGCTTCGGCCCCGTCGTCGGCGTGATCCGCGCGCGCGACGAAGCGCATGCGATCGAACTCGCCAACGACACCGAATATGGCCTGTCCGCCGCCGTGTTCACCCGCGACACCGCACGCGGCCTGCGCGTCGCGCGCCAGATCAAGTCCGGCATCTGCCACCTCAACGGATCGACCGTGCATGACGAGGCGCAGATGCCGTTCGGTGGCGTCAAATCATCCGGTTACGGTCGGTTCGGCGGCAAGGCCGGGATCGACAGCTTCACTGAACTGCGCTGGATCACGATCGAGACCGAGCCTGGGCATTATCCGATTTAA
- a CDS encoding TonB-dependent receptor plug domain-containing protein, protein MRKASQLLIGVGFMALGIAGQAHAQTAAEPAEQTDAQAQAADEVVVTGTSIRGVGAPTSPSVQLDREDIISSGAATTSDIARTLPQVVNLGSDESRRGGAQDAAANRTRTSSINLRGLSDEATLLLLNGKRIAPGGTIRALADPSVLPGLALERIEIVPDGSSAIYGADAVAGVVNLITRRPFNGAEVQLRYGGADGLDQMQGSLLLSRKWNGGGILAAYEYYYRSNLLASDRDFTSSDLRSIGGTDQRSTFSAPGNIVVGGVRYPLPNGTGRAVTAGQLTPGNPNLFDAGRWGDILPEQERHSFFVSAFQEVTDRLTLTYEGFYSDRSYYEHVLPVTATLTVPRSNPFFVHPTNPAATSVSVEYRFLDATRNANWSGYDKGWRQTLGAQYDLGSGWQIDAYAAFTKNRGRARTADVINLQFLPLALADTNPATAFNPFGNGDLANNNGDTLRKIWGVRDSFNTNEGRDFVAKLDGPLFGIGGGDVRMAVGAEYHESSFKYTIFSSIKNPANDLLVDRNRTKSRDNKAVFGELYIPLVSSENATGGFQQLTVQLAGRYEDYSDFGDTFNPKIGVMWTPIDGVKLRGSWGTSFRAPSLFDSSDAAFNIFIQNFTDGGVTKRGIFMNGGNTGLAPEKATTWSVGADFQPSVIPGFTASATYYNIAYSNVVGVLQAATVLSNDALYGQYVIRNPTAAQVDALLNSPNLESVREPAANILLIVDGRRDNLGELKQDGIDVQLNQRFDLGGSAITAGLYLTQILNQERSTAPGVPFINSLNLIGFPVDTRIRGNLGWADANWNLNAYWNHVGDYLNNSITPNQRVKPWNTFDASISYKFADEGTLNGLRLTLSAQNVFDRDPPDVINGTSAWDSQNASPIGRFIALDIRKSF, encoded by the coding sequence ATGCGGAAAGCTTCACAGCTTTTGATCGGCGTCGGTTTCATGGCGTTGGGGATCGCCGGACAGGCGCACGCGCAAACGGCGGCGGAACCGGCGGAACAGACCGACGCGCAGGCACAGGCTGCGGATGAAGTCGTCGTGACCGGCACCAGCATTCGCGGCGTCGGCGCGCCAACCTCCCCTTCGGTCCAGCTCGACCGCGAAGATATCATTTCCAGCGGTGCGGCGACGACGTCCGATATCGCGCGCACATTGCCACAGGTCGTCAACCTCGGCTCCGACGAAAGCCGTCGTGGCGGCGCGCAGGACGCAGCGGCAAACCGCACGCGCACGTCCAGCATCAATTTGCGCGGTCTTTCGGACGAGGCGACGTTGCTGTTGCTCAACGGCAAACGCATCGCACCCGGCGGCACGATCCGCGCCCTCGCCGACCCCAGCGTCCTGCCCGGCCTTGCGCTTGAGCGGATCGAGATCGTTCCCGACGGTTCGTCGGCCATCTACGGTGCCGATGCCGTCGCCGGTGTGGTCAACCTCATCACGCGCCGCCCCTTCAATGGGGCCGAGGTCCAGCTGCGCTATGGCGGTGCCGACGGACTCGACCAGATGCAGGGCTCGCTGCTGCTCAGCCGCAAATGGAATGGCGGCGGCATCCTTGCTGCGTATGAATATTATTACCGCTCCAACCTGCTCGCCTCGGACCGCGACTTCACGTCGAGCGACCTGCGTTCGATCGGCGGTACCGACCAGCGTTCGACCTTCAGCGCGCCCGGCAACATCGTCGTCGGTGGCGTGCGCTACCCGCTGCCCAACGGAACCGGACGCGCGGTCACTGCAGGCCAGTTGACGCCCGGCAATCCCAATTTGTTCGACGCGGGACGTTGGGGCGATATCCTGCCCGAACAGGAGCGCCACTCGTTCTTCGTCAGCGCGTTTCAGGAAGTGACCGACCGGCTGACGCTCACCTATGAAGGCTTCTACAGCGACCGCAGCTATTACGAGCATGTCCTGCCGGTCACTGCGACGCTGACGGTACCGCGCAGCAACCCGTTCTTCGTCCATCCGACCAATCCGGCGGCGACGTCGGTGTCGGTCGAATACCGCTTCCTCGACGCGACCCGCAACGCCAACTGGTCCGGCTATGACAAGGGCTGGCGTCAAACGCTTGGCGCGCAGTACGACCTTGGCAGCGGCTGGCAGATCGATGCCTATGCCGCGTTCACCAAGAACCGCGGTCGTGCCCGCACGGCGGACGTCATCAACCTGCAATTCCTGCCGCTGGCGCTCGCTGACACAAATCCCGCCACCGCGTTCAACCCGTTCGGCAATGGCGACCTTGCCAACAATAACGGGGACACGCTGCGCAAGATCTGGGGCGTGCGCGACAGCTTCAACACCAATGAAGGGCGCGATTTCGTCGCCAAGCTCGACGGCCCGCTATTCGGAATCGGCGGCGGCGATGTGCGCATGGCCGTGGGCGCCGAATATCATGAGAGCAGCTTCAAATACACGATCTTCTCGTCGATCAAGAACCCTGCCAACGACCTGCTCGTCGATCGCAACCGTACCAAATCGCGCGACAACAAAGCCGTGTTCGGCGAGCTCTACATCCCGCTGGTCAGTTCGGAAAATGCGACGGGCGGGTTCCAGCAGCTGACCGTTCAGCTGGCGGGTCGTTACGAAGATTATTCCGACTTCGGCGACACCTTCAATCCAAAGATCGGCGTGATGTGGACCCCGATCGACGGGGTCAAACTTCGGGGCAGTTGGGGAACGTCGTTCCGCGCGCCGTCGCTGTTCGACAGTTCGGATGCCGCCTTCAACATCTTCATTCAGAATTTCACCGATGGCGGGGTCACGAAGCGCGGCATCTTCATGAATGGCGGCAACACCGGTCTTGCGCCGGAAAAGGCGACCACATGGTCGGTCGGCGCCGATTTCCAGCCCAGCGTCATTCCCGGCTTCACCGCGTCTGCAACCTATTACAACATCGCCTATAGCAACGTCGTCGGCGTGCTGCAGGCGGCGACGGTCCTCAGCAACGACGCACTTTATGGTCAGTATGTCATCCGGAATCCCACCGCGGCTCAAGTCGACGCCTTGTTGAACTCGCCCAATCTGGAGAGCGTACGCGAACCGGCCGCCAACATCCTGCTGATCGTCGATGGTCGCCGCGACAATCTGGGCGAGTTGAAGCAGGACGGTATCGACGTCCAGCTGAACCAGCGGTTTGATCTGGGCGGCAGTGCCATCACCGCCGGCCTTTACCTGACCCAGATTCTGAATCAGGAACGCTCGACCGCGCCGGGTGTCCCGTTCATCAATTCGTTGAACCTGATCGGTTTTCCGGTCGATACCCGCATCCGCGGTAACCTTGGCTGGGCAGATGCCAACTGGAACCTGAACGCCTATTGGAACCATGTCGGCGACTATCTGAACAACTCGATCACGCCGAACCAGCGGGTGAAGCCGTGGAACACGTTCGACGCCTCGATCAGCTACAAATTCGCGGACGAAGGCACGCTGAACGGTCTGCGCCTGACGCTCAGCGCACAGAATGTGTTCGACCGCGATCCGCCGGACGTCATCAACGGCACGTCGGCATGGGACAGCCAGAACGCTTCGCCGATCGGGCGCTTCATCGCGCTGGACATCCGCAAGTCGTTCTGA
- a CDS encoding p-hydroxycinnamoyl CoA hydratase/lyase has translation MTNTSANGVVAYSIENGIAWVNFNRPDKRNAMSPTLNRDMMEVLDLLEHDENVGILVLGGEGPAWTAGMDLKEYFRESEADGLRGTRKAQRESYGWWRRLRWYQKPTIAMVNGWCFGGGYGPLFACDLAFAAEEAKFGLSEINWGILPGGGATKVATELLPFRKAMYHAMMGENIDGKTAAEWGLVNEAIPLAGLKDRVTEVAKVLLAKNPVALKATKDAVRRVGTMTYDEAEDYLIRAQEAANSYDNDGRKEGIRQFIDEKSYKPGLGAYDKDRVKV, from the coding sequence ATGACCAACACCTCCGCCAACGGCGTCGTCGCCTACTCGATCGAAAACGGCATCGCTTGGGTCAACTTCAACCGCCCGGACAAGCGCAACGCGATGAGCCCGACGCTCAATCGCGACATGATGGAAGTGCTCGACCTGCTCGAACATGACGAGAATGTCGGCATTCTCGTCCTCGGTGGCGAAGGCCCGGCTTGGACTGCGGGCATGGACCTGAAGGAATATTTCCGCGAGTCCGAGGCGGACGGGCTGCGCGGTACGCGCAAGGCACAGCGTGAATCCTATGGCTGGTGGCGCCGCCTGCGCTGGTATCAGAAGCCGACGATTGCGATGGTCAATGGCTGGTGCTTCGGCGGCGGCTATGGCCCGCTCTTCGCCTGCGACCTCGCTTTTGCGGCGGAAGAGGCCAAGTTCGGCCTCAGCGAAATCAACTGGGGCATCCTGCCCGGCGGCGGCGCGACCAAGGTCGCGACCGAATTGCTGCCGTTCCGCAAGGCGATGTACCACGCGATGATGGGCGAGAATATCGACGGCAAGACCGCCGCCGAATGGGGACTGGTCAACGAGGCGATCCCGCTGGCAGGCCTGAAAGACCGCGTCACCGAAGTGGCCAAGGTGCTGCTCGCCAAGAACCCGGTCGCGCTGAAGGCGACCAAGGATGCCGTGCGCCGCGTCGGCACGATGACCTATGACGAAGCGGAGGATTATCTGATCCGCGCGCAGGAAGCCGCCAACAGCTATGACAATGACGGCCGCAAGGAAGGCATCCGCCAGTTCATCGACGAAAAGAGCTACAAGCCGGGTCTTGGGGCATACGACAAGGACCGCGTGAAGGTTTAA